A stretch of DNA from Candidatus Binatia bacterium:
TTCCCGTTCCGCCTGCAGCGCGTAGCGCGGGTCGGCTTCGATGCGCTCTTTCAGGGTCCACAAATCGGCTTCCGAGTTTGCCCGCAGCCGGATGCCTGAGTACGGCAGCGGTCGCTTGGCATCGTTGGCTAACTCCCGCACGTCTACCCAAACCTCACTCTCGAACGAAGAACCGGCCGCTTCGAAAACTCCGACAACCTTCCACGTACCGCGCCCGAACCGCAGTTCACTTCCCAAGCTGGTTCCCTGGTATCGCCCGACTAACGACTTGCCGACGATGGCCTCGCCGGCACTCGGCACGAACATGCGGCCGGCGACGATCCGCACCTGATCGTGCACCTCCAGCGCCACCAGCTCCACGCCTCGAACCAGCACATTTTCGCGCCCTCCCTCGCGCGTCCAGAAAAACGGCTGAACAACCAGCTCGGGCGACACCAGCGGCTGGTCGGCAGCATTGCGCGCGATCCCGTCGTAAAAACGGATCGCCTGGTAGGCCGCCTGGGAGAGCGCACTCGCACCATCGTTGTCCGATCCTTTGCGCATGACCACGAGATTGAGCGGGTGACCCGTGCTGACCAAGGTGCGCCGGAGACTCGAAATCAAACCCAGAAACAAGCTCGTGGCCACCACAACCAGGGCTACGACGGTCACCGTCATCCCCGTGCGCAGGGGCCGACTTCCGAGATTCTTCACGCTGTAAGAGATCGGCAGCATGCGGTACTAGAAAATCTCGTGCAGCGCCTCGACGAGGGGTTTCCGTGCCGCTCCCCAGGCGGGAACCAAACCCGCCACGAAACCCACGAACAACGACAAGAAAATCCCTTGCAGGGCCACGCTCGGCGTAATCAGGAAGCTCCCCAACGGACCGAGCGAGGGGATCACCGCAGCGAAGGTCCTCAAAGCGTACGTAAACCCATACGCCAAGCCGACACCGAGCAAGCCTGCGGCGGTACACAGCACGGCCGACTCCGCCAGCAACACGGCAAACACGATCCGGCGCGGGAATCCCAAAGCCTTGAACACCGCAATCTCACTGCCTCGTTCCCGGATGGACATCGAGGCCGTGTTCGCGGCGATCACCACCACACAGATCGCCACGAGCAAGGTGACCAAGAGCACGATGGTCATGAACCCCTTCAGCGATCCAAAGAAACTGCCAAAAAAGCTCTTCTCGGTTTCGGATGCGGTTTCTGCCTCGCTGTTCCGAAACATGTCGTCAATGGTCCGCATGACCTCGTCCACGCGATTTGGATCGGCAACTCGCACCCAAATCACGTGGACGATGCCGAGGCCCTGACCGCGCTGGGCGATCAGGGCCTCGTCGAGGTAATCCCGCTGAATCCAGACCACGGGAGAGCGCTCGATGGGGATTTCCCCGACAATGCGCAAGTCGAGGTTCACGGCCCATGCGGTGCTCTTGAGCGTGATCCGATCGCCCACTTTCCAGCCGTAACGGCGCATCGTTTGGCGCCCGACGATCGCGCCATCCCGGTAACGCCGAAAGTCTTCCAAGTGATTCGGGGCAATGCCGTAATCGGGATACACCAAACCCACGTGCTCGGCCTCGACCGCAAAGTTCGGGAAGGTCACGCGCCCCTCCTCTTCGTATGCGCCGCCAAACCACGTGGTCCCGACAGCACCGGCGACACCGTCCACTAGCCGCACTTTCCGCACGTACGCAAACGGAATCGAATAGACGATCCCCGCCTTGTTGTGAACGGAAACCCTAGTATTGCTCGCAATGGAGTTCAGAAGGGCATCCAAGCCTGCAGGCATGGTGAGAAGAAAAACCACGAGCATTATGGCCAAGCTCACCGCCCCGAAGGTCAGTCCGCTGCGGAGCTTGTTCCTCCCGAGGTTTGCCCACACCAGACCCGCGTAGTTCATGTGGGCTATCTCCCGACCGAACCACCAGCCGCAGCCATCAAGATGGCCTCGTGCGCGCGGGTGGCCTCTTCGCCTTCGAGCAACGTTCCTTTGTCGAGGTGAAACGCCAGGTCCACGAAGCGCAGCGCCCGCGGATCGTGCGTCACCATGATGATGGTCTTCCCGAAGTCCGTGCGTAGCCGCTTCAGCAAGCCGAGGATCGCTTCGGCGTTGCGCGCGTCCAGGTCGCCCGTGGGCTCGTCGGC
This window harbors:
- a CDS encoding multidrug ABC transporter permease; this encodes MLPISYSVKNLGSRPLRTGMTVTVVALVVVATSLFLGLISSLRRTLVSTGHPLNLVVMRKGSDNDGASALSQAAYQAIRFYDGIARNAADQPLVSPELVVQPFFWTREGGRENVLVRGVELVALEVHDQVRIVAGRMFVPSAGEAIVGKSLVGRYQGTSLGSELRFGRGTWKVVGVFEAAGSSFESEVWVDVRELANDAKRPLPYSGIRLRANSEADLWTLKERIEADPRYALQAERETDYYAKQAESANSLYVLVVAIAVFSGIGAGFGAANTMYAAVQSRVAEIGTLRALGFSKRAILAAFELEAFLVAVSGFCVGAVAAEVLATSVGQWLRGVAFGAATFTTNVVQLQITGRDLLVSFFLTTALGILAGLGPAVRAARLPPIEALRRG
- a CDS encoding ABC transporter ATP-binding protein, whose product is MNYAGLVWANLGRNKLRSGLTFGAVSLAIMLVVFLLTMPAGLDALLNSIASNTRVSVHNKAGIVYSIPFAYVRKVRLVDGVAGAVGTTWFGGAYEEEGRVTFPNFAVEAEHVGLVYPDYGIAPNHLEDFRRYRDGAIVGRQTMRRYGWKVGDRITLKSTAWAVNLDLRIVGEIPIERSPVVWIQRDYLDEALIAQRGQGLGIVHVIWVRVADPNRVDEVMRTIDDMFRNSEAETASETEKSFFGSFFGSLKGFMTIVLLVTLLVAICVVVIAANTASMSIRERGSEIAVFKALGFPRRIVFAVLLAESAVLCTAAGLLGVGLAYGFTYALRTFAAVIPSLGPLGSFLITPSVALQGIFLSLFVGFVAGLVPAWGAARKPLVEALHEIF